The Lycium barbarum isolate Lr01 chromosome 9, ASM1917538v2, whole genome shotgun sequence genome has a segment encoding these proteins:
- the LOC132610409 gene encoding uncharacterized protein LOC132610409 has translation MSTVSSLLRHLGNWNNENCYVNFKIDAVAFTEYSTYIDLLQEVATQLNINMQLKNIYIKYIVEGNDTPMEIHNDMSVSVYVELKKENKQLVMYPLCITTTNKNVDNCVSGESCIEGGVLRIGYTKQTNTMEIVGSADLASSSCGNVVVVFENDTNLVISDKNQKVVVVDQVYKDKDTLKAVMANYAISNRFNFRAERSNAISYTLVCVSEECDWKFRASSIGKSEMFRVREFRDKHTCPLKDKVYSQRHATSWLIGAIVKPKVANHKRKYTPNDITEDVRNDLGMDVSYMVAWRAKEKAMKDLMGEPSDSYQKLLGYLYIRDKTYPGSHIRMRKSDENEFLYLFIALYAFIKGFDCCRPIVVVDGSHLKTAYNGTFVSANMLDGACNILPLAYGVIDSENDRSWTWFFERFREAYGVRENMCIVSDRHESINKAVSRIYLNVPHYACIWHLWGNVCKKYKKSHDVLSPVFYAMEKAYTQEDFDELMGKVEKADFRVAEYLELAGREKWARVYATVNRWWTMTSNMAECINRHLVAARELPIFDFLEEVRKMFGRRNYNNRKNGTYTFTTLGKKFQEMLSINEYLCLRMKMFQIDEIPCPHAWAVIKKKNLMADDYCSELFKLHTVVKTYDVAVDPLPDEREWKVPTYISEDVVLPPIYKRHPGRAKNKRDKPLFEFLLGKKRHACSTCGQTGHNRRSCSNAPRRK, from the exons ATGTCCACTGTATCGTCGTTGCTAAGACACTTAGGTAATTGGAACAATGAAAATTGTTATGTGAATTTCAAAATCGATGCGGTGGCTTTCACAGAGTATTCGACATATATAGATTTATTACAAGAAGTTGCAACTCAGCTGAATATAAACATGCAACTGAAAAACATATACATCAAATATATCGTTGAAGGTAACGATACGCCAATGGAAATACATAATGATATGAGTGTTAGCGTGTATGTGGAATTGAAGAAAGAGAACAAACAGTTAGTGATGTATCCATTGTGCATAACTACAACTAATAAAAACGTTGATAATTGTGTATCTGGCGAAAGTTGTATTGAAGGAGGGGTTTTGCGAATTGGTTACACAAAACAAACAAATACTATGGAAATAGTAGGGAGTGCAGACTTAGCTTCTTCAAGTTGTGGCAATGTCGTTGTTGTATTCGAAAACGACACAAATCTGGTTATATCAGATAAGAACCAAAAAGTGGTTGTAGTTGATCAAGTTTACAAGGACAAAGATACACTAAAGGCTGTTATGGCGAATTATGCAATTTCCAATAGGTTCAATTTTCGTGCCGAGAGGTCTAATGCGATAAG CTATACACTAGTATGTGTGTCCGAAGAGTGTGATTGGAAATTTAGGGCATCGAGCATTGGTAAATCAGAAATGTTCAGGGTTAGGGAGTTTCGTGACAAGCATACATGTCCGCTAAAAGATAAGGTGTATTCACAACGCCATGCGACGAGTTGGTTGATAGGTGCAATTGTAAAGCCAAAAGTAGCCAACCATAAGAGGAAATACACACCTAATGATATAACGGAGGATGTAAGAAACGATCTTGGAATGGATGTGTCCTATATGGTCGCTTGGCGGGCTAAGGAAAAAGCGATGAAGGATTTAATGGGTGAACCGTCGGATTCTTACCAAAAATTGCTTGGGTACCTATACATCAGGGATAAAACGTATCCGGGTTCACATATAAGAATGCGAAAATCAGACGAAAATGAGTTTTTGTATCTGTTTATAGCATTGTATGCATTCATCAAagggtttgattgttgtaggcCAATTGTTGTAGTTGACGGAAGCCACCTCAAAACAGCATACAACGGAACGTTCGTTTCAGCAAACATGTTAGACGGTGCAT GTAATATACTTCCTTTAGCATATGGTGTGATAGATTCAGAAAATGACAGGTCTTGGACGTGGTTCTTTGAGCGATTCAGGGAAGCGTATGGTGTAAGAGAGAACATGTGTATTGTTTCCGATAGGCATGAAAGCATAAACAAAGCTGTTTCTAGAATATATCTGAATGTGCCGCATTATGCATGCATATGGCATCTTTGGGGTAACGTATGTAAGAAGTATAAGAAGAGCCATGATGTGTTGAGTCCTGTGTTTTATGCAATGGAAAAAGCGTACACGCAGGAAGATTTTGACGAGCTTATGGGGAAGGTTGAGAAGGCAGATTTTCGGGTGGCAGAGTATTTGGAATTGGCTGGAAGAGAAAAGTGGGCTAGAGTGTATGCAACTGTTAACCGATGGTGGACAATGACTTCAAACATGGCAGAGTGTATTAATCGTCACCTTGTAGCAGCAAGAGAGCTTCCTATATTTGATTTTCtagaagaagtgaggaagatgtttggaAGACGGAATTATAATAACCGGAAAAATGGTACATACACGTTCACAACACTCGGTAAAAAGTTCCAGGAGATGTTATCAATAAATGAGTATCTATGTTTGCGTATGAAG ATGTTTCAAATAGACGAAATTCCATGCCCACATGCATGGGCTGTCATTAAGAAGAAAAATCTAATGGCTGATGATTACTGTTCCGAATTGTTCAAACTGCACACCGTGGTGAAGACGTATGATGTCGCCGTGGATCCTCTCCCTGACGAGCGGGAATGGAAGGTTCCAACATACATATCAGAGGATGTGGTTTTGCCACCAATATACAAGAGACATCCTGGTAGGGCGAAGAATAAGCGTGATAAGCCGTTATTTGAATTTCTTCTTGGAAAAAAGAGACATGCTTGCAGTACTTGTGGACAGACTGGACACAATAGACGATCTTGTAGTAATGCTCCTAGAAGGAAGTAA
- the LOC132610270 gene encoding uncharacterized protein LOC132610270, with protein MHENKKNNEDRYRKKMEAFENDAYYTYNVGITVVENKNWFYQLSMSGQLWNDEHIDVIFYYLRKKGKYDRRSTFKYTTVDCLFMRKVDQTYLTYNNPETGSNVANEEDDLWQYVKGYRLNANVPWHSVDNIFIPINIKEDNHWILVVLSFNDRRLYVYNSYRGSADHNAVVRREVQKLAALLPHYLHISGLYTQKTGMN; from the exons ATGCATGAAAATAA AAAGAACAATGAAGATCGTTACAGAAAGAAGATGGAAGCTTTTGAGAATGATGCATATTATACATATAATGTTGGCATCACAGTAGTAGAGAACAAAAACTGGTTCTACCAGTTATCAATGAGTGGCCAGCTGTGGAATGATGAG CACATTGACGTGATTTTCTACTACTTGCGAAAGAAAGGCAAGTATGACAGAAGGAGCACTTTCAAATATACAACAGTTGACTGTCTCTTCATGCGAAAGGTTGATCAAACATATCTTACATACAACAACCCGGAAACTGGATCCAATGTAGCCAACGAAGAAGACGATCTATGGCAATATGTTAAGGGCTACAGATTGAATGCAAATGTTCCGTGGCATTCAGTTGACAATATTTTTATACCTATCAACATCAAAGAGGATAATCATTGGATTTTGGTTGTACTCTCATTCAATGACAG GCGACTTTATGTGTACAACTCATACCGAGGCAGCGCAGACCACAACGCAGTTGTTAGAAGGGAAGTACAAAAACTTGCTGCCCTCCTGCCACATTATCTACACATCAGTGGATTGTACACTCAAAAAACTGGCATGAATTAG